Sequence from the Egicoccus sp. AB-alg6-2 genome:
AGATGCAACGTCAGAGGTAGCGGGGTTGGTGGACCAGGCCTCGAGGCCGAGATCGTGTCCGCATCAGGTGCCCCCGCGGGTCGAGACGGCGAGTCGGGTTGCGGCGGGCGCATCCGGGGTCGGCTCCGGCATCTTCGTCGGTCGCTCGACACTAAGCCCAAAAGACTTCGTCGAAGCTAGGCTTGGGCCGACGGAGGACTGCGATCGAGGACCACGTTAACGTGACGGACGGTACTGAGCCCATGTTGCCGTCTGGAGCACGCGGGAGCGCCGTCAGCAGCCAAGAAGTCCGCACGGCGACACGGCGGGGTCTGTCGTCCAGTGCACTCATTGCGCGGCAAGCAGAGCTTGTCCGCAATTTTGGGACAGCGAGGCGGCTCTGCCCCGACTTGGTCCCAGTGGGAGTCTCAGCAGTCCGGGCAGTCGCGTCGCGCGCAGTTGGAGGCTCAAGGAGATGGGATGGCGCGCGAGATTCTCACTCCGCATGGCGTGCGGGTACGGCTCGGGGACTGACAGATTGCTGAGGCTACGGCGGAGGCTGACCCGATGATGGACTGGTTGCCGCAGGCTGACGAGCGGATTGTCGCGCGCGAGCAACTCGTGCTCGTCGTACGTGCTGATCGCCTCGGCGAGGATGCTGCTCAACTCTTCGTTCAGCTCCCGGATGGCTCACTCGACCGGGTGACGATGACCCGCGAGGAGGTGCTGGCCGGTCGTTCGGCCGTCGCTGGACGTTCGGCCGACCCTCAACGGACCCTTGCGGCTCTGCACGGACTGTGGATGCGCTCAGCTGCCGAGCAGATGCGTTCGGGGGCACTTGCGACCAAGCCGTTGCGACCGTTCGCCCACCAGGACGAAGCAGTTGACCGGATGTTGGCGCAGCCGCAACTGCGGTTCTTGCTGGGCGATGAACCGGGGACAGGCAAGACAATCATGTCGGGCCTCTACATCGTTGAGGCCCGGCGGAAGATGTTGCTGCAGGGCAGGGCGCTGATCGTGGTTCCAGCTCACCTCGTGCCGAAGTGGGAGCGTGAGATGCTGGCCTACTTCGGCATCGAGGTCGGGGTGGTGACCTCGGAGGTGGGACGCGACTTACGCCCGCTGCGTGGCGATGTGGACACGTGGCTGGTGTCGGTCGACCTCTTCACTTACAACATGGACGTTCGCGCGAAGCTGGCGGGTTCTCACGCCTCCTGGTCGCTCACGATCTTCGATGAGGCGCACCGGCTCACACCGACCTCGCAGTTGCTCGGCGCTGCCCAGCAGGTCGTGGGTCGTTCGCGGCATGTGCTGTTACTGACTGCCACGCCGCACCGCGGCAAGGAGGACTTCTTTCGCGAGCTGATGCACCTGCTGGACCCGGCGGTGTACGCGGTTGACACCGACCAGCCGTGCGTGCCGTCGTCTGCGCACTTCCTGCGGCGGATGAAGGAGGACCTCAAGGACGCCGAGGGCAACCCGCTGTTCCCCGAACGGCTATCGGAGACGGTGCCGACGACGTTGCGGGTAGACGAGGCTGCGCTGTACCGCGACGTAATGGGCTACGTCGAGGCGTACTACCCGCACGCGCTCACGATCGCGCGGATCATCTACGGCAAGCGCGCCGCGTCGTCCACGGCGGCCCTTCGCGCGACACTTGAGCGACGCCGCGAGTTCGTCAAAGGGTTGAAGGCCGCCCGCGGGCGGGGCACGTTCGACCCGAGGTTCGTAGCGGCTCTGACCGGGGAGCTGGCTGAGGTCGGGCTGGTCGAGGACGACGAGCGGTGGGCAGACGCCGAGCAGGTCCTTGTCGGTAGCGACACAACCGACAAGCAGGGTGAGCTGCAAGCCATCGACGGGCTGCTGACGAGCATCGACCGCGTCGAGGCGGCGGGGCCACCGACGAAGTGGCACCAGCTAGCCAACCGGGCCGAACAGCATGGTGTCAGGCCCGGCAACGACCAGCTACTGGTGTTCACCGAGTTCACAGACACTGCGACATGGCTCGTAGAGCAGTTTCACAACGCTGGATTCACCGCAGAGCTGCTATCCGGCGGCGTTGGGCACAAGGAACGCGACCTACTGCAACGGCGGTTCCTCGCCCGCGACTTCCAGGTGCTCGTATCCACCGACGCAGGCGGGGAAGGCATCGACCTCCAGAGCGCCAACGTGATGTTCAACTGGGATGTGCCGTGGTCGATGGTGCGTCTGGAGCAGCGCATGGGACGGCTGCACCGGATCGGCCAGCAGCGTCCAGTGTTCGTTTACCACCTAGTCTCGCCCGACACGGCCGAGGGTCGGGTCCAGGAGGTCATGCTGGACAACATCGCGGCAGCATCAACGTCGCTGTCCGGCCGGATGTACGACCTGATGGACGCGACCGCTGCAAGGCTCGGATTCGACCTTGCCGCCCTGTTGGTCCGCGCCGTGGAGGGCCGGGCCGATCGAGAGGACGTTCCCGACTCTGAGCATTGGGAACGTGCTGCTGCGGAGATCGCAGACAACGACCTGCGGCTCACCCAGCAGACCAACCTTGACCTCGCCCAGAGACGCCTTCAGGACGACGTGCTCGAGCAGATCAATCCGGTCCACGTCCGCAGGTTCCTGGAGACGGTCGCCGCATGGCAGGACTGGAAGGTGACCAACGGGCCGCACGACGGCATCTACGTCCTCGACGCGTCCCCACGCAGCCTCCCTGAGTTCATGGGCGGGAAGCAGATCAAGCTGGTCGCGACCCACGGCAAGCCTGTTGCCGACGCCATCTCCGCAGGGGCGGTCGGTCTGACCGACCAGGTCACGGTGTTCGGCCCCACGGAACCAGCACTCGCAGAGCTGTCCGAGATGGCAGTTGATGAGGGGATGCTGGACCTCACCTCGCCCGAACCCCCGGTGCTGGTCGACACCGAGTCCTACACCCCCTATGTGCTCGGGGTCTATGAGACGACCATCACGACCGAGACGGACACCGGCCGCACATCACGCAGGTTGCCGTTCCTCGTCAGGCTCTCGGGGCCCGGCGAGGCGGTCGTGCCGGACTGGCCGTCCGTACTGCGCCTCTCTGCCGCCGCACCGAGTAGCGACCCGGGCGAGCTCACGCCCGGTGGGAGGGTCGACCTGAACGACGCCGCCATGCGCCACGTCAAACACGTCGCGGAGGAGCGTAGGGCGCTGCGAGTAGCTTGGGCGCAGGAGACCCGCAACGCGATGGAGGACGGCTACCTGCGCTACCAGCAGGAGATCTCGAACCGTCCAGACGACAAGCGCGCCGAGCTGCTCGCCGCGTACCAGCGGCGCATGCAGACGCGCCACGCTGAACTCGATCGGATGCTGATCGTCGACGCGGCACCTCCTCAGCTGATTGGCGCTATCCGCGTCTCCGCTGGGATGACTGTGGACGACCCGGCGCTTCGCGAGAACGGCGAGAAGGTCGCCATCGGTGAAGCGATAAAGGAACTAGGCCGCAACGACTTCCAGGTCCACGACATGCAGACCGCAGGGGTCGGCTACGA
This genomic interval carries:
- a CDS encoding helicase-related protein, with amino-acid sequence MMDWLPQADERIVAREQLVLVVRADRLGEDAAQLFVQLPDGSLDRVTMTREEVLAGRSAVAGRSADPQRTLAALHGLWMRSAAEQMRSGALATKPLRPFAHQDEAVDRMLAQPQLRFLLGDEPGTGKTIMSGLYIVEARRKMLLQGRALIVVPAHLVPKWEREMLAYFGIEVGVVTSEVGRDLRPLRGDVDTWLVSVDLFTYNMDVRAKLAGSHASWSLTIFDEAHRLTPTSQLLGAAQQVVGRSRHVLLLTATPHRGKEDFFRELMHLLDPAVYAVDTDQPCVPSSAHFLRRMKEDLKDAEGNPLFPERLSETVPTTLRVDEAALYRDVMGYVEAYYPHALTIARIIYGKRAASSTAALRATLERRREFVKGLKAARGRGTFDPRFVAALTGELAEVGLVEDDERWADAEQVLVGSDTTDKQGELQAIDGLLTSIDRVEAAGPPTKWHQLANRAEQHGVRPGNDQLLVFTEFTDTATWLVEQFHNAGFTAELLSGGVGHKERDLLQRRFLARDFQVLVSTDAGGEGIDLQSANVMFNWDVPWSMVRLEQRMGRLHRIGQQRPVFVYHLVSPDTAEGRVQEVMLDNIAAASTSLSGRMYDLMDATAARLGFDLAALLVRAVEGRADREDVPDSEHWERAAAEIADNDLRLTQQTNLDLAQRRLQDDVLEQINPVHVRRFLETVAAWQDWKVTNGPHDGIYVLDASPRSLPEFMGGKQIKLVATHGKPVADAISAGAVGLTDQVTVFGPTEPALAELSEMAVDEGMLDLTSPEPPVLVDTESYTPYVLGVYETTITTETDTGRTSRRLPFLVRLSGPGEAVVPDWPSVLRLSAAAPSSDPGELTPGGRVDLNDAAMRHVKHVAEERRALRVAWAQETRNAMEDGYLRYQQEISNRPDDKRAELLAAYQRRMQTRHAELDRMLIVDAAPPQLIGAIRVSAGMTVDDPALRENGEKVAIGEAIKELGRNDFQVHDMQTAGVGYDLKAVNHPVQPPRCVEVKSLLDGLDGVTLEQSEWTQAQQLGDAYWLYVVIGCRSGSTPQIAVRLQNPAAVLANTPEGHQRFRINVSQLRPFAEKA